In Gemmatimonadaceae bacterium, the genomic window TCCAGCGGACCCGCCCACGGACCATAGTCCAGGAACCGGTGGTGCATGATGCCCACACCGCGCGTGTCCGTCAGAAACTCGCTGCGATAGCCGAACAATCCGCGGGCCGGAATCCGGTACAACAACCGCACCAGCCCCTGCCCGGGGTTCTTCATCTCGATCATCTCGGCGCGACGCGGCCCCAGCTTCTCGAACACGATGCCCAGCGATTCCTCGGGCACGTCGATGGCCAATTCTTCATACGGCTCAAGCCGCTCACCGTTGGGACCCTCGCGGGTGATCACCCGCGGACGCGACACCTGGAACTCGTACCCCTCCCGGCGCATGGTCTCCATGAGAATGGAGAGGTGCAGTTCGCCGCGCCCCGACACGGTCCAGGTATCGGTGGAATCGGTGTCTTCGACCCGCAGCGCCACGTTGCGCTCGAGCTCCTTGAACAGCCGCTCCCGCACCTGCCGCGAGGTGACGAACTTGCCATCCTGACCCGCGAACGGGGAGTTGTTCACCAGGAAGTCCACCGAGATCGTGGGCTCCTCCACGGCGATACCAGCCAGCCGGTCGGGATGCTCGAGGTCGGTGACGGTGAGGCCGATCTCGACGTTCTCGAGGCCGGCCAGAGCGACGATCTCGCCGGCCGCAGCCTCCTGCAGTTCCACGCGCTCCAGCCCCTCGAACGCGAACAGCTTGGTCACCCGTGCCTGGTCGCTCTTCTGGGCCGGATCGAGCGGCAGCAGCATCACCGGGTCACCCAGATGCACCGTGCCGCGCTCCACACGCCCGATGCCCAGGCGTCCCAGGTACGGCGAATAGTCGATGGTGGACACGAGCATCTGGAAGGGCCCCGCGGCGTCGTGCGGCGGGGCCGGCACGTGCTCCACGATGGCGTCGAACAGCGGCTTGAGGTCCACCGGCGTCACGTCCAGGTCCATCGTGGCCACGCCGTCGCGCGCCGAGGCGTAGACCACGGGGGCGTCGAGCTGATCGTCGTCGGCCTCGAGTTCGATGAATAGATCGAGCACCTCGTCGTGCACGCGCACCGGGTCGGCACCCGGCCGGTCGATCTTGTTGATGACCACGATGGGCACGCGCCCCAGGGCGAGCGCCTTGCGGAGCACGAAGCGCGTCTGCGGCATGGGGCCGTCGAACGCATCGACCACGAGCAGTACGCCGTCCACCATGCGCAGAATGCGCTCGACCTCGCCACCGAAGTCGGCGTGGCCCGGCGTGTCGACGATGTTGATCTTGGTGCCCAGCCAGTGCACCGAGGTGTTCTTGGCAAGGATCGTGATGCCCCGCTCGCGCTCGAGCGGGTTGGAATCCATCACGCGCTCCTGGACTATCTGGTTGTCACGGAAGGCGCCCCCCTGTCGGAGCATCTTGTCGACGAGGGTCGTCTTGCCGTGATCGACGTGCGCGATGATGGCGATGTTACGAATTTCCATAGCCTTGAAACTTAGTGGAGATCGCGGCGCTCGTTCAAGTCTCGATGGAGGAGAGATTTGGACGCCTGGTGGGCGTAGGAGGGTAGGAGGGTAGGAGAGTAGGACGGGAACTGCCATTGACTTCAATCCGCCGGTGTATTGGGGCGGCGGCGAAGGGCGACGATGAGGCGGGTGAGCATGCCTTTGACCCGCGAGGACTGCGAGGACAACGCCGGAAAATCGGCCGGGCGGCCGAGACCCAACCGCAAGGCGAGGGCGAGCTGGAATTCCAGCTCGGTGGCTGAGCCGAGCGCAATGTGAAGAAACGAGAGTCGCGCCGCGTTGCCGGAGCGGCCGCACCCCTCGGCGATGTTGGAGCCCACGGAGACAGCGGCCCGACGCATCTGGGATGAGAGGCCGAACCGTTCACTCGCCGGGAATGCGGTGGTGACACGGTAGGTGAGAACGGCGAGCGCCATGGCCTCGTTGGTGACTTTGAGATTGCGCGGATTCTGCATGCTTCAACCTGGTACAGAGTGGCCGAACCACCGTACCGTTGGACACCGTTCGCCATCGAATTCATGCGTTCACTCCTACCGTCCTACGGTCCTACCGTCCTACCGTCCCAACTCTCCACTCCCCTCTTGCGCTCGTTCCGCCAATCCCGCATCCTCCCCCCACAGGCTTCACGCTATCGGAGGAGGTGACACCATGCACCAGTCCGGCGACACCGCTGGCATGGATTATCCGCACGGACGCGGGTACGGTCATGACTACATGCGCGGTGGCGAAGTACTCGGCGGCTATGGCTATGCCGACCGAGAGGAGTACCAGAAACCCCGGGGCGAAAAGCAGGACCCCAAGCACGAGAGCAACGAGGCCGGTCGGAGCGGGCGAACGTAGCGCACGGCGCGACGTGAACGTCGCGCCAGTGCGCCGACCCAAGTGAAGAGCGGGGCGCGGATCATGGATCCGCGCCCCGCTCCGCCGTTTCACCCCCTCCACGCTCCTGAGCTTTCACATCACCGTGATCGTCCCCGCCATCCCCGCGTGAATCGTGCACTGGTAACTGAACGTCCCAGCACTGTTGAACGTACGCGTGTACGACCCGCTGCTCCTGTCGCCCGACGAGGTACCGTCGCCGAAGGTGACGTTGTGCGTGGTGCCCGTGCTCCAGGTCCAGGTGACGGTGGTGCCCACCGCCACAGTGGTCGCGCCGGGATTGAAGAAGTTGTCCCCGATCGCGATCGAATTGCTGGTGCTGCCCCCGTTGCCCCCGTTATTCCCGCCGTTGTTTCCGCCAGTGTTCCCGTTGCCGGCGGGGGCCATGGGGCTCCCCCCGCTGCAGCCGACGGCCGCCACCAGCGCCGCCACCGCCATGACTCGCGAAATACCGTGCATCGGACCTCCGGAAAGTGGTTGACGCATCATCCAATACCGGCATGGCGAATGTCGTTCCGTACGGAAGTTGTTAGGAGACAGAGACTTACGACGCTGGCACCACCAGACGGACGACTCACGCCCTGGCAGAGGCGTTGCGCCCCATCGGGGGGCCGTGTGGCACCGGGCGGTCGGCAGCTCGGCGAGCCCCAGCGCAAGGGTCCGCGCCGGCGCAATCATCCCGACCGTACACAGCTGCCAGCTCTCGCCTCTCAGCCTGCCGTCAGCAGGCTGCCTCTAGCCGTTAGCCGCCCCTAATGAAGATGCTCGGCATCCCGGCTGTCCATCTCCGTCCGTTCCAGCTGCATCGTCACGTGATGGATTCCCAGCTCCTGCAGCACGTCGTGCGCCTTCTCCAGCACCCGCTGATGATCCGCGGGCTCCCGCACCACCGCGTGCGCGCTGGCCGCCACGAGGCCTGACGACACGGTCCAGACGTGCAGATCGTGGACGCTCTCAACCCCAGGAATTGCCACGAGCCGCGCCCGCACACCGTCCAGCGGAATGTGCCCCGGCGCCGACTCGAGCAGCACGTCCACCGACTCACGCACCAGCGACCAGGCCCCACGCATGATGAGCGCGGTGCTGAGCAGCGACGCGAGCGGATCGGCGGGCAGCCACCCGGTGGTTCTGATGAGAATGGCCGCCACCACGGTGCCCCCCGACGCGAACAGATCACCCACGACGTGCAGGTACGCGCCGCGCACGTTCAGGTTCTGGCCGTGCACCGGGTGCAGAATGAGCGCCGCCGCGGCGTTCACTGCCAGGCCGGCCACCGCGACCACGAGCATCAGGCCGCCCGCCACGGGCTCCGGATTGCGCAGTCGAAGTATGGCCTCCACCAGAATCCAGCCCGAGATGCCGAGCAGCGTGGCCCCATTGATCAGCGCAGCCAGGATCTCCCAACGCAGATAGCCGTACGTCTTTTCGGCACTGCCCTGCTGGCGGCAGAACCAGGCGACGAACAGCGACAAGCCGAGCGCTCCAGCGTCGGTGAGCACATGGCCGGCATCGGCGAGCAGAGCCAGCGAATTGGACAGCCACCCACCCACGGCCTCGCCCACGAGAAGGACGAGGGTGAGCGCAAGCGCCACCCGCAGCGCCCTGGCGCCTTTGGAGCGCGTCTCGCCGCCGGGTTTTTGGGATTGGCGGTGGCCGGCATGGTCGTGGTTGTGCGCGTGCGCCATGGAGGCGGAAGCTAGCTGGGAACTGGGATGCTCGGACAGTCCGGCCTACTGTCCTACTCTACCCTCCTGCCGTCCTACCGTCCTACCTTTCTCCATGGCCATACGCCTCGCGGTAATCGTCGTGCTGCTGTTCCTGAACGGGTTCTTCGTGGCCGCCGAGTTCGCGCTGGTGCGGGCGCGGCGGTCGCGTCTGGAGGCCATGGCGCGGCGCGGCAACTGGATGGCCAAGCTGGCCATCCGCGCCACCCAGAACCTGCCCCGGATACTCTCGGCCACGCAGATCGGGGTCACCGTGGCCAGCCTGGCCATCGGCGCGCTGGCCGAGGACACGCTGGGTCCGTACGTGTCGGCGTGGCTGGGAGGGTTGCCGCTGGGCCTCGACGTGGGCGTGCGACTGGCCATCGGCGCCACGGCGGCGTTGGCGGTGGTGAGCTACTTCCACGTGGTGGTGGGCGAGTTGGTGCCGCGTGGCGCAGCGCTGCACCACCCCGAAGAGATGGCCGGCTGGCTCACCCCGCCGCTGCTCGCGTTCGTGTGGCTCACGGCGCCCTTCTCCTGGCTGCTCAACCGGTCGGCCCAGATCACGCTGCGACTGCTCGGGCAGGGCGCGGGCCGGGCCGAGGAGAACGTCCACTCGCCCGAGGAACTGCGTATTCTGGTGGAGCAGAGCCAGGAAGGGGGCCTGCTGCTGCCGCAGGATGCCCACCTCATCGAGGGCGTATTTGAGTTCTCTGAAAAGAACGCCCGCGAGGTGATGACGCCGCGCACCGAGATCGACGCGCTGCCGGCGGAGGCGACGCTCGACGACACGCTGCGGCTGGTCCAGACCACCCACCGGTCGCGCTACCCGGTGTACGAGGACTCGATCGACAACGTGATCGGGCTGGTGCTGGCCAAGGACCTGCTGCCGGTGCTGTACCATCCGCCGGCCGAGTTCTCGCTGCGCCAGATCATGCGGCCGGTGCACGTGGTGCCGGGCTCTCGCGAGGTGGAGGAAGTGCTGGCCGACTTCAAGCGGCTCAAGGAGCACATGGCGATCGTGCTCGACGAATACGGCGGCACGGCCGGCGTGGTGACCATGGAGGACCTGCTGGAGGAGATCGTCGGCGAGATCCTGGATGAATACGACGAGCCGCTGCCGCCCGAGACGCTCCCGGCGGGGGACGCGACGCTGGTACCGGGTTCGATGAACGTCGGCGAGTTCAACGAGCGGTTCGCGCTGTCGGTGCCCGACGTCGACTACACGACCATCGGCGGGTTCGTGTTCGGGGTGCTGGGGCGCCTGCCGGTGGCGGGCGACCGGGTGACAGCGGCCGGCGCCACGTTCACGGTGAAGGAGTTGGACGGGCGGCGCATCGAGACATTGGCCGTGAAGGTGGCCGGCGACGAGAAGAAGCCGGCCGCGGCGCCCAAGTAGCAGGGTGGTGGCGGTCGGTCAGGAAGCTCCTTATAGTGGACCGACCGTTCAATCCTGCTCAGTCCCCCCTCCCAGGAGACTCGCCTATGGCTGGCGCATCCAATACCCGCGCGCTGAGCATCGCCCTCGTCGTGTTCGGCCTCATCTTCGTGTTCGGCATCTACCCACTCACGATCGTGTGGCCGTCCGGCTGGAGCTGGGCCCCCGGCGGAGAGCAGTACCTCCAGATGATCCTGGGGATCTACGCCACGCTGGGCGTATTCCTGCTGCTCGCCGCGCGGAAGCCGCTGCAGAACCTGAGCCTTATCTGGTTCACGGTGTGGTCCAGTTTCGTGCACGCCGGGATCATGGCGTACCAGTCCATGACGGACCCCATGCAGCACGGCCACATGATAGGAGACGTCGCCGCGCTGTTCCTGGTGGCAATCGTGCTGGCGGTGCTCACGCCCCGCGGGCAGGCCGCAGAGGTCTAGCCGGCGCGATCCGGCGGAGATCGCGCCGCGATCCGGGCCGCGAGCAGTGTGGCGGCGATGATGCTCGACGGGTCCGCCCGGCCCTGTCCGGCGATATCCATCGCGGTGCCGTGGTCGGGGCTGGTGCGGGGAAAGGGCAGCCCCAGCGTAACGTTCACGGCGCTGCCGAACGAAGCGACCTTGATGGCCGTCATGCCCACGTCGTGATACGGCGCGATGACGGCGTCGAACTCGCCGCGCAGGGCGCGCACGAACACGGTATCGGCCGGGAATGGGCCGGCCAGGCCGCTGGCCCGCGCCGCGGGAGCGAGCACGCGGTCGTCCTCGTCGCCAAACCGGCCGCCGTCGCCGGCGTGCGGGTTGAGCGCGCAGAGGGCGATGCGCGGCTCGGCGATGCCGAACCAGTTCTGCAGCCCGCGCCGCGTGATGGCGGCGGCCGACGCGATGGCGCCAGCGGTCACGGCGCGCGGCACGTCGCGGAGCGCCAGATGCGTGGTAGCCAGCACCACGCGCAGCCGGTCGGAGGCGAGCATCATGGCCACGCGCTCGCCGGTGAGCGCGGCCAGCATCTCGGTATGACCGGGGTAGTCGTAGCCGCCGGCGAGCAGGGCCGCCTTGTCGATGGGCGCGGTGACGATGCCCTGCACGTCGCCGGCGAGGGCCAGGGCCACGGCGCGCTCGATGGCCAGTCCCGCCAGCCGGCCCGCGTTGGCGGCCGACTGGCGGGGCGCCCACGTTCCCACGGCGAGGTCGACGTCGAGCCCGGCACCGGTGGGCCCCACGAGCACGAGATCGGCGGCCGCGGCTACCCGCGGGTCGGCGCGGAGTGCGGCGACGATCTCCGGCCCGATGCCGCGCGGGTCGCCCAGGGTGACGGCGAGGCGCAGTCGCACGACGTCAGGGCGCCGGTCCGCCGCCGGGCTTCCAGCCGGCAGGGGGCAGCAGCGCGTCGTGCATGATCTCCACGAACTCCGTCTTGCGAAGCCCGTCCAGGTAGCGCCGGATGGCGGCGCTCTGTTCCAGATTGTCGCGCAGTCGCGAGCGCACGTCGCTCAGGGTCATGGAACCGCCCGGCTGGTAGGACTCGATGCGGGCCACCACGAACTTGGGCACGTTGGGCGTCTGCGCGTTGGCGATCCGGAACACCACGACGTCGTCGGCCTTGAGGCCGGCAAAGGCGTCCTGATACGTCTGCGGCAGCGAATCGAACGGATACGGCGTGAGGATGGACGTCTCCTCGCGGCTCGCGTAGTCGTGATACTTGGCGGCGAGGGTGTCGAAGGGCACACCGCGTTCCCACATCGTCTTCACGGAATCGGCGAGTCGCGCCGTGCGAGCGATGTCGGCCGAATCGATCACGGGCCGGATGAGGATGTGGCGCGCCTTGCGCTCGGGACCGTTCACGCGGTCCACACGCAGGATGTGATACCCGAAGGGCGTTTCGAACACGGGACTGATCTGCCCGGGCTCGACGGAGAACAGCATCCGCTCGAACGACGGCACGAGCCCGCCGCCGCGCCGGTTCCACCCCAGGTCACCACCCACTTCGCGCGTCGTGGAGTCCATGGACTCCCGCTTGGCGATGCGCGCGAAGTCCCCGCCAGCCACGATCTCGGCGCGCAGCGATTCTGCTTTGGCGTACGCCGCCGCCTTGGCCTTGGCCGAGGCTTGCGGGTTGATCACGATCTGGTGCCAGGTGAAGGTCGCCGGCCG contains:
- the typA gene encoding translational GTPase TypA, giving the protein MEIRNIAIIAHVDHGKTTLVDKMLRQGGAFRDNQIVQERVMDSNPLERERGITILAKNTSVHWLGTKINIVDTPGHADFGGEVERILRMVDGVLLVVDAFDGPMPQTRFVLRKALALGRVPIVVINKIDRPGADPVRVHDEVLDLFIELEADDDQLDAPVVYASARDGVATMDLDVTPVDLKPLFDAIVEHVPAPPHDAAGPFQMLVSTIDYSPYLGRLGIGRVERGTVHLGDPVMLLPLDPAQKSDQARVTKLFAFEGLERVELQEAAAGEIVALAGLENVEIGLTVTDLEHPDRLAGIAVEEPTISVDFLVNNSPFAGQDGKFVTSRQVRERLFKELERNVALRVEDTDSTDTWTVSGRGELHLSILMETMRREGYEFQVSRPRVITREGPNGERLEPYEELAIDVPEESLGIVFEKLGPRRAEMIEMKNPGQGLVRLLYRIPARGLFGYRSEFLTDTRGVGIMHHRFLDYGPWAGPLEGRSRGTLVSMEGGAIVAFALGNLQERSTLFVKPGDLVYEGMIVGENSRPGDMDVNPTKEKKLTNMRSKSADDHITLEPPRELTLEGALEYIEDDELIEITPASLRLRKRYLSTSDRKKLMRGAKRERASL
- a CDS encoding DUF6632 domain-containing protein, whose protein sequence is MAGASNTRALSIALVVFGLIFVFGIYPLTIVWPSGWSWAPGGEQYLQMILGIYATLGVFLLLAARKPLQNLSLIWFTVWSSFVHAGIMAYQSMTDPMQHGHMIGDVAALFLVAIVLAVLTPRGQAAEV
- a CDS encoding four helix bundle protein: MQNPRNLKVTNEAMALAVLTYRVTTAFPASERFGLSSQMRRAAVSVGSNIAEGCGRSGNAARLSFLHIALGSATELEFQLALALRLGLGRPADFPALSSQSSRVKGMLTRLIVALRRRPNTPAD
- the pdxA gene encoding 4-hydroxythreonine-4-phosphate dehydrogenase PdxA; the protein is MRLRLAVTLGDPRGIGPEIVAALRADPRVAAAADLVLVGPTGAGLDVDLAVGTWAPRQSAANAGRLAGLAIERAVALALAGDVQGIVTAPIDKAALLAGGYDYPGHTEMLAALTGERVAMMLASDRLRVVLATTHLALRDVPRAVTAGAIASAAAITRRGLQNWFGIAEPRIALCALNPHAGDGGRFGDEDDRVLAPAARASGLAGPFPADTVFVRALRGEFDAVIAPYHDVGMTAIKVASFGSAVNVTLGLPFPRTSPDHGTAMDIAGQGRADPSSIIAATLLAARIAARSPPDRAG
- a CDS encoding hemolysin family protein — translated: MAIRLAVIVVLLFLNGFFVAAEFALVRARRSRLEAMARRGNWMAKLAIRATQNLPRILSATQIGVTVASLAIGALAEDTLGPYVSAWLGGLPLGLDVGVRLAIGATAALAVVSYFHVVVGELVPRGAALHHPEEMAGWLTPPLLAFVWLTAPFSWLLNRSAQITLRLLGQGAGRAEENVHSPEELRILVEQSQEGGLLLPQDAHLIEGVFEFSEKNAREVMTPRTEIDALPAEATLDDTLRLVQTTHRSRYPVYEDSIDNVIGLVLAKDLLPVLYHPPAEFSLRQIMRPVHVVPGSREVEEVLADFKRLKEHMAIVLDEYGGTAGVVTMEDLLEEIVGEILDEYDEPLPPETLPAGDATLVPGSMNVGEFNERFALSVPDVDYTTIGGFVFGVLGRLPVAGDRVTAAGATFTVKELDGRRIETLAVKVAGDEKKPAAAPK
- a CDS encoding cation diffusion facilitator family transporter produces the protein MAHAHNHDHAGHRQSQKPGGETRSKGARALRVALALTLVLLVGEAVGGWLSNSLALLADAGHVLTDAGALGLSLFVAWFCRQQGSAEKTYGYLRWEILAALINGATLLGISGWILVEAILRLRNPEPVAGGLMLVVAVAGLAVNAAAALILHPVHGQNLNVRGAYLHVVGDLFASGGTVVAAILIRTTGWLPADPLASLLSTALIMRGAWSLVRESVDVLLESAPGHIPLDGVRARLVAIPGVESVHDLHVWTVSSGLVAASAHAVVREPADHQRVLEKAHDVLQELGIHHVTMQLERTEMDSRDAEHLH
- a CDS encoding peptidylprolyl isomerase, whose amino-acid sequence is MKKSLAFLLAVAAAAVPRMVVAQAAAKPVPLDRVVAVVGSDPIMESEVTQAIISRQQQDPNFLLPADSADWASFQLNLINGLIDERLLLQKAKELKIDLPDSVLAPTIDAQIRQTRARFPTEAQYRAELAKAGLGTPDEYRTFLIDQLRTAQLQQAAAAKLKQDGQILPVSVSEREVQQAFDAMKGNLPKRPATFTWHQIVINPQASAKAKAAAYAKAESLRAEIVAGGDFARIAKRESMDSTTREVGGDLGWNRRGGGLVPSFERMLFSVEPGQISPVFETPFGYHILRVDRVNGPERKARHILIRPVIDSADIARTARLADSVKTMWERGVPFDTLAAKYHDYASREETSILTPYPFDSLPQTYQDAFAGLKADDVVVFRIANAQTPNVPKFVVARIESYQPGGSMTLSDVRSRLRDNLEQSAAIRRYLDGLRKTEFVEIMHDALLPPAGWKPGGGPAP
- a CDS encoding plastocyanin/azurin family copper-binding protein, giving the protein MHGISRVMAVAALVAAVGCSGGSPMAPAGNGNTGGNNGGNNGGNGGSTSNSIAIGDNFFNPGATTVAVGTTVTWTWSTGTTHNVTFGDGTSSGDRSSGSYTRTFNSAGTFSYQCTIHAGMAGTITVM